The Acidimicrobiales bacterium DNA window CGCTGGCCGAGGCCGTCCGGGAGGGCTACTCGGTGCTCTCCACGTTCGAGGCCCCGGCCGAGATCACGATCCCCGAGGCCGACGCCGGGGGCGACTGGGACGTCGAGAACTACGACCAGGCCGAGTACGGCACCCTCGACCTCGTCGACGCCACCCGGCTGTCGGCCAACACGGTGTACGCCCAGCTGATGGTCGAGCTGGGCGCCGAGAACGTCGTCCGCATGGCCCACGACCTCGGCGTCACCGCCGACCTCCAGCCCAACAACTCGCTCGTGCTCGGCGGCGGCGAGGTGTCCGTGCTGGACATGGCCACCGCCTTCAGCACCCTGGCCAACGAGGGCGTGCACCGCACCCCGGTCATGGTGACGAGGGTCGAGACGGCCGACGGGCAGGTGCTCGAGTCGAACGTGCCGTCGGAGAACGTCGTGCTCACCCCGGAGGAGTCGGCGGTCGTCACCTACTGCCTCCGCCAGGTGATCGCCGACGGGACGGGCGTGGCCGCCGCGTTCGGCAAGGAGGCGGCGGGCAAGACGGGCACGACGTCGTCGTATCGGGACGCCTGGTTCGTCGGCTACACGCCGAAGCTGACCGCCGCCGTGTGGATGGGCTACCCGGACCCCGACGCCGAGGGCAACCCGGTCCCGATGCTCGACGTCCACGGCCGGCGGGTGACGGGCGGGTCGTTCCCGGCCGAGATGTGGCGGGCGTTCATGGAGGTCGCCACCGAGGGGATGGACACCGGCGAGTTCCGCGAGCCGGAGGACTTCCAGGGCGTCATCCTCAACGAGGACCTGCGCACGACGACCACCGAGGAGCCGCCGTCGACCGCCGCCCCGACGACGACGGAGGAGACGCTGCCGCCGTCGACCGAGCCGCCCTCGACCGAGCCGCCGACGACCGAGACGATCCCACCGCCCACCACGGGCACGACCCTGCCGCCGACGACGGTGACCCTCCCGCCGACGACGGACACCCTGCCGCCGACGACCGACACGACGGCGACGACGGGCCCTCCCTAGCCGGCCACCTCCTGGTGGGGGTAGTGGGCCCGGCACGGGAAGCACCAGCGCTCGACCTCGTCCTGCACGTCCACCCGCTCGGGCTCGTCCCAGGCCGCCGGGGTCACGTAGACCCGCCGCACGGCCACCAGGTCGTCCGCGTCGCCCCCGCAGCTCTCGCACCGGCCCACCTCGCTCATGCCCCGCACTTCTACACTCGCGGGCGACCGCCGGCAGCCGAGTGGCGCTGGACGGGAAGGAGGCTCACATGAGCACGCGTGTGACGGCGCCCGCCGTACGGGGGCGCAAGCGGGTCACGGGGTCCGAGCCCCTCGTGATGGTGACGGCGTACGACGCGCCGACCGCCCGCATCGCCGACGAGGCCGGCGTCGACCTCATCCTCGTGGGCGACTCGGTCGCCATGGTCGTCCTCGGCTACGAGGACACGCTCCAGGTGACGACGGCCGACATGGCCCACCACGTGGCCGCCGTGGCCAGGGCGAAGCCGGCGGCGCTGGTCGTCGGCGACCTGCCGTGGATGAGCTACCACGTGTCGGTCGAGGAGACCGTGCGCAACGCCGCCGCCCTCGTGCGTGCTGGGGCCACGGCGGTGAAGCTCGAGGGCGGGCGCAAGCGCCTGCCGATGGTGAGGGCCATCCTCGACGCCGAGATCCCGGTGATGGGCCACCTCGGCCTCACCCCGCAGTCGATCCACGCCATCGGCGGGTTCCGGGTCCAGGGCCGGGCCCCCGACGCCGCCCAGGCCCTCCTCGAGGACGCCCAGGCGCTGGCCGAGGCCGGCTGCTTCGCGCTGGTCCTCGAGTGCGTGCCCGACGAGGTCGCCCGCCTCGTGACCGAGGCCGTCCCCGTGCCCACCATCGGGATCGGCGCGGGGCCGTGGTGCGACGGGCAGGTCCTCGTGTTCCACGACGTGCTCGGCCTCCAGGACGAGCTGCGGCCGAAGTTCGTGCGGCGCTACGCCGAGCTGAAGGGCGACGCGGTGGCCGCCCTGTCGGCGTACGCGGCCGACGTCAGGGGCGGGCGGTTCCCCGCCGAGGGCGAGAGCTTCCACCTGAGCCCCGAGCAGGCGGCCGCCCTCGGGCTCGCCCGGCTCGGCGAGGACGAGCCGGTGGTCCTCTACGGGGGTGCTACGAAGTCCGGGTGACCGACGCGCCGGACCGGCCGCCCACCGGGGTGGCGACCCCCGAGCAGCGGGGCGTCCCCGGCTGGGTCGGCTGGGCCGTCTTCGCCGTGCTCGCCGCCGCGGTGGTCGGCTTCCTGCTCTGGGGGGCCGACCGCCCGGTGGACCCGTACCTCGTCGACACCGCCCCGGCCTCGTCGACGGTGGCGTCGCCGTCGGGCCGGACCTCCCCGGTCGAGGGCCTGGCCGAGACGGGGGCCACGATCACCACGCCCGACGGCCGCAGCATCGAGCTGTGCCTGCTCGTGGCCGAGTCCCGCGAGGAGCGGGCGCAGGGCCTGATGGGGGTCACCGACCTCGGCGGCTACGACGGGATGCTGTTCCGGTTCCCGACCGACACGACGTCGGGGTTCTGGATGAAGGACACCCCGATGCCGCTCACGATCGCCTACTACGACGCCTCGGGGGCGTTCGTGTCCTCGGCCGACATGGCGCCCTGCCCGGACGACGACTGCCCGGTGCACGAGCCGGCCGGTCCGTTCCGGTCGGCCGTCGAGGTGCCGAGCGACCGCTTCGCCGAGCTCGGCATCGCCGAGGGGACGGTCCTCGTCACCGGCCTCGGCTGCCCGCCGCCCGACTGACCGGCGTTCCTGTCACACCCCCTCGGCATGCTGTCCCCGTGCGAGGGAACCGGCCGCAGCCGAGTAGGATCGTTCGGCCCAATCGAAGCCCTGCCCCGGGCCACCGGGGCCCCGGTCGCAGCGCGGCCGGGTCCAGAGGGAGGTGATGCTCGCCTCATGCGAGCGTACGAGCTCATGATCATCTTCGACCCCGACCTGGACGACGCCGGCGTCCAGGCGCAACAGGACCGGGTCCGGTCGGGGATCGAGTCCGCCGGCGGGCGCATCGCGTCCGCCGACGTGTGGGGCAGGCGCCGCCTGGCCTACGAGATCGACCACAAGCACGAGGGCTACTACGTCGTGTACGAGGTGGTCGCCGGCGGCGGTGCTCTCGACGACCTGGAGCGCCAGCTGCGGCTCGCCGACGAGGTCGTCCGCCACAAGCTGATCCGCCTGCCGGACCGGGAAGCGGCTCGCCGCGGCCTGGTCGACGGCCGGCGGGCCCCGGCGTCGGCCGGGTAGCGAAGGAAGACGAACGATGGCAAACGGGAACAGCGTCACCGTGGTCGGCAACCTCACGCGCGACCCCGAGCTCCGGTTCACCTCGAGCGGCCAGCCCATGGCCACGATCGGCATCGCCGTCAACCGGTCCTGGGTGGACCGGGTGTCGAACGAGCGCCGCGAGGTCACCAGCTTCTTCAACGTGGTCGCCTGGGGCACCCTCGGCGAGAACGCCGCGGAGTGCCTGTCGAAGGGCGACCGGGTGGTCGTCACCGGCCGGCTGGAGCAGCGGTCGTGGGAGACCCAGGACGGCGACAAGCGGTCGGTGGTCGAGATCAACGCCGACGAGATCGGCCCGAGCCTGCGGTGGGCGACCGCCGAGGTCCGCAAGAACGACCGTCGCGCCGGCGACGGCGGGTTCGATGGTGGTGGCGGTGGGGCGTCGCGCCCGGCGACGAACGAGCCGCCCGCCTACGACCTCAACGAGGAGCCGTTCTGATGCCGAAGAAGCCGAGGGCGAAGAACCGGGACAACGCCCGGCGGAGCAAGAAGAAGATCAGCGTCCTCACGTCCGAGCAGGTCGACTACGTCGACTACAAGGACGTCAACCTCCTGCGCCGGTTCATGTCCGACCGGGCCAAGATCCGGGCCCGCCGGGTGACCGGCAACGACGCCCAGCAGCAGCGCGAGGTGGCGCGGGCGATCAAGAACGCCCGCGAGATGGCGCTGCTGCCGTACACGAACCGGGTCACCACCCAGCGGGGCGGCGGCGGCCGCGGGCGCGACGGCGACCGCGGGGATCGTGGTGACCGGGGCGACCGCGGTGACCGCGGGGATCGCGGCGACCGGGGTGACCGGGGCGACCGCGGCGCGCCGGTGACGGCCCCGGCCGAGGTGGCGGTGGGCGCGGAGGAGGCCTCGTGATGCGCGTGGTGCTCCGGGCCGACGTGGCCACGGTGGGCAAGAAGGGCGACATCGTCGAGGTCAGCGACGGCTACGGGCGCAACTACCTGCTGCCGAAGGGCCTGGCCATGAAGGCCAGCCCGGGGGCCGAGGCCCAGGCGTCGGCCATGCGCCGCTCGCGCGACGTGAAGGACGC harbors:
- the ssb gene encoding single-stranded DNA-binding protein, yielding MANGNSVTVVGNLTRDPELRFTSSGQPMATIGIAVNRSWVDRVSNERREVTSFFNVVAWGTLGENAAECLSKGDRVVVTGRLEQRSWETQDGDKRSVVEINADEIGPSLRWATAEVRKNDRRAGDGGFDGGGGGASRPATNEPPAYDLNEEPF
- a CDS encoding DUF192 domain-containing protein translates to MTDAPDRPPTGVATPEQRGVPGWVGWAVFAVLAAAVVGFLLWGADRPVDPYLVDTAPASSTVASPSGRTSPVEGLAETGATITTPDGRSIELCLLVAESREERAQGLMGVTDLGGYDGMLFRFPTDTTSGFWMKDTPMPLTIAYYDASGAFVSSADMAPCPDDDCPVHEPAGPFRSAVEVPSDRFAELGIAEGTVLVTGLGCPPPD
- the panB gene encoding 3-methyl-2-oxobutanoate hydroxymethyltransferase, whose protein sequence is MSTRVTAPAVRGRKRVTGSEPLVMVTAYDAPTARIADEAGVDLILVGDSVAMVVLGYEDTLQVTTADMAHHVAAVARAKPAALVVGDLPWMSYHVSVEETVRNAAALVRAGATAVKLEGGRKRLPMVRAILDAEIPVMGHLGLTPQSIHAIGGFRVQGRAPDAAQALLEDAQALAEAGCFALVLECVPDEVARLVTEAVPVPTIGIGAGPWCDGQVLVFHDVLGLQDELRPKFVRRYAELKGDAVAALSAYAADVRGGRFPAEGESFHLSPEQAAALGLARLGEDEPVVLYGGATKSG
- the rpsF gene encoding 30S ribosomal protein S6, producing MRAYELMIIFDPDLDDAGVQAQQDRVRSGIESAGGRIASADVWGRRRLAYEIDHKHEGYYVVYEVVAGGGALDDLERQLRLADEVVRHKLIRLPDREAARRGLVDGRRAPASAG